The Aeromicrobium senzhongii genome includes a window with the following:
- a CDS encoding MFS transporter has protein sequence MTTESEPTTRPRHVVLAILALALGGFAIGTTEFVTMGLLPDVAASIGEDIPTTGHIISSYALGVVVGAPLIVALGARMPKRALLLWLVAGLALGNALTALASGYVPVLLARFVAGLPHGAYFGVASLVAASLVPPGRRGRAISMVMMGLSVATVVGVPASTWLGQAVSWRAAYWMVVAIAAAAAVLVVAFVPVVPGDPKATIRSELFALREPAVIAAFLTGVVGFGGVFAMYSYVAPIVTDVVDLPAGTIPVFLLAFGLGSVSGTWAAGRLADWDNVRQIVGGLVASVVVLLVFHEFVHLAVAALVGVFLVGALGSVIAVGLQIRLMTAAGDAQMLGAALNHASLNIANGLGAWLGGLVIAAGAGYAAPALVGAALAGAGLVVFLVGLRWAPVR, from the coding sequence GTGACGACCGAGAGCGAGCCGACGACCCGTCCGCGCCACGTGGTGCTGGCCATCCTGGCGTTGGCGCTGGGTGGCTTCGCGATCGGGACGACCGAGTTCGTGACGATGGGCCTGCTGCCCGACGTGGCCGCCTCCATCGGCGAGGACATCCCGACGACCGGCCACATCATCTCGTCGTACGCGCTGGGCGTCGTCGTGGGCGCGCCGCTGATCGTGGCTCTCGGCGCCCGGATGCCCAAGCGCGCGCTGCTGCTGTGGCTGGTCGCAGGCCTGGCCCTCGGGAACGCGCTGACCGCCCTGGCGAGCGGATACGTCCCCGTCCTGCTCGCCAGGTTCGTCGCCGGGCTGCCGCACGGCGCGTACTTCGGCGTGGCCTCGCTCGTCGCCGCCTCCCTCGTGCCCCCGGGCCGTCGAGGCCGGGCGATCAGCATGGTGATGATGGGCCTCTCGGTGGCCACCGTCGTGGGCGTCCCCGCGAGCACGTGGCTGGGCCAGGCCGTGTCCTGGCGGGCCGCCTATTGGATGGTGGTGGCGATCGCCGCCGCTGCTGCCGTGCTGGTCGTGGCCTTCGTGCCGGTCGTGCCGGGCGACCCGAAGGCCACCATCCGCAGCGAGTTGTTCGCGCTGCGCGAGCCGGCCGTCATCGCGGCGTTCCTGACCGGCGTCGTCGGCTTCGGCGGCGTGTTCGCGATGTACAGCTACGTCGCGCCGATCGTGACCGACGTCGTCGACCTGCCCGCCGGCACGATCCCGGTCTTCCTGCTGGCCTTCGGGCTGGGCTCCGTCAGTGGCACCTGGGCCGCCGGTCGCCTCGCCGACTGGGACAACGTCCGCCAGATCGTGGGCGGCCTCGTGGCCAGCGTGGTCGTCCTGCTGGTCTTCCACGAGTTCGTGCACCTCGCGGTGGCGGCGCTCGTGGGCGTGTTCCTCGTCGGGGCGCTGGGCAGCGTGATCGCCGTGGGCCTGCAGATCCGGCTGATGACCGCCGCGGGCGACGCGCAGATGCTCGGTGCCGCGCTGAACCACGCGAGCCTCAACATCGCGAACGGCCTCGGAGCCTGGCTCGGCGGCCTCGTCATCGCCGCCGGAGCCGGCTACGCCGCCCCGGCGCTCGTCGGCGCCGCGTTGGCCGGGGCGGGCCTCGTGGTCTTCCTGGTCGGCCTGCGATGGGCGCCCGTGCGCTGA